A region of Streptomyces sp. NBC_01267 DNA encodes the following proteins:
- a CDS encoding PaaI family thioesterase, whose protein sequence is MTAEPGVHTARPQDSRPALTADTRDTGVDAAVAAARRVIAALLAAGDAPGADLGRVTSTLHEVADHLDEHAPPLKERLVTMWAGEGVTRHDPVTGPENAIAPPLVLRGKDDGSVTATTTLGLPYQGPPGYVHGGVSALLLDHTLGVANHWGGPSGMTAELTLRYHRPTPLFEPLTVTGRQTSVDGRKISTAGAITAAGKVCVSAEGLFIAVQPERPR, encoded by the coding sequence ATGACCGCGGAGCCCGGAGTGCACACCGCCCGGCCGCAGGACAGCCGTCCGGCCCTGACCGCCGACACCCGGGACACCGGCGTCGACGCCGCGGTGGCCGCCGCCCGCAGGGTGATCGCCGCCCTGCTCGCCGCGGGCGACGCGCCCGGCGCGGACCTCGGCCGGGTGACGAGCACGCTCCACGAGGTCGCCGACCATCTCGACGAGCACGCCCCGCCGTTGAAGGAACGGCTCGTCACCATGTGGGCCGGGGAGGGCGTCACCCGCCACGACCCGGTCACCGGCCCGGAGAACGCCATCGCCCCGCCGCTCGTGCTGCGGGGCAAGGACGACGGTTCGGTGACCGCCACCACCACGCTGGGCCTGCCGTACCAGGGGCCGCCCGGGTACGTGCACGGGGGCGTCTCGGCGCTCCTGCTCGACCACACACTCGGCGTGGCCAACCACTGGGGCGGCCCGTCGGGCATGACCGCCGAACTGACCCTGCGCTACCACCGGCCGACCCCGCTGTTCGAACCGCTGACCGTGACGGGCCGTCAGACATCGGTCGACGGACGCAAGATCAGTACGGCCGGCGCCATCACGGCCGCCGGAAAGGTCTGCGTCAGCGCGGAGGGGCTGTTCATCGCCGTCCAGCCGGAGCGGCCACGCTGA
- a CDS encoding steroid 3-ketoacyl-CoA thiolase: protein MPEAVIVEAVRTPVGRRRGVLSGLHPAELLGTVQQEVVARAGVAPDQVGQVIGGCVTQAGEQSNNVTRTAWLHSGLPYTTACTTVDCACGSSQQAVHLIAGLIASGAVDIGIGCGVEAMSRVFLGQASTPETGSPVPESWALDLPDQFTAAERIARNRGITRQDVDAFGLASQRKAAEAWAAGRFDSQIVPVRAPVLESGEPTGRTAVVTRDQGLRETTAEGLAGLRPVVPDGIHTAGNSSQISDGAAAVLLMSAERARELGLRPRARIVASGMVGADPYYHLDGPVAATEHVLRRAGMKLSDIDLVEINEAFASVVLSWARVHRADMDRVNVNGGAIALGHAVGSTGARLPTQALHELERSDKSTALVTMCAGGAHATGTIIERI, encoded by the coding sequence ATGCCTGAGGCCGTCATCGTCGAAGCCGTACGCACCCCGGTCGGACGCCGCCGGGGCGTCCTGTCGGGGCTGCACCCCGCGGAACTGCTCGGCACGGTGCAGCAGGAGGTCGTGGCACGCGCGGGCGTCGCCCCGGACCAGGTGGGCCAGGTGATAGGCGGCTGCGTCACGCAGGCGGGGGAGCAGTCCAACAACGTCACCCGCACCGCGTGGCTGCACAGCGGCCTGCCGTACACCACCGCCTGCACCACCGTCGACTGCGCCTGTGGCTCGTCCCAGCAGGCCGTCCACCTGATCGCCGGGCTGATCGCGTCCGGCGCCGTCGACATCGGCATCGGCTGCGGTGTCGAAGCCATGAGCCGGGTGTTCCTCGGCCAGGCCAGTACGCCGGAAACGGGATCACCCGTACCGGAGAGCTGGGCACTCGACCTGCCCGATCAGTTCACCGCGGCCGAACGGATCGCCCGCAACCGCGGGATCACCCGCCAGGACGTCGACGCCTTCGGTCTGGCCTCCCAGCGCAAGGCCGCCGAGGCCTGGGCGGCGGGCCGGTTCGACAGCCAGATCGTTCCCGTACGGGCCCCTGTCCTGGAGTCCGGGGAGCCGACCGGCCGGACCGCCGTCGTCACCCGGGACCAGGGGCTGCGGGAGACCACCGCGGAGGGGCTGGCCGGGCTGCGTCCCGTAGTGCCCGACGGCATCCACACCGCGGGCAACTCCTCGCAGATCAGCGACGGGGCGGCTGCTGTACTGCTGATGAGCGCAGAACGGGCCAGGGAACTCGGGCTGCGCCCGCGCGCCCGGATCGTCGCCTCCGGCATGGTCGGCGCGGACCCGTACTACCACCTCGACGGGCCCGTCGCGGCCACCGAACACGTACTGCGCCGGGCGGGGATGAAACTCTCCGACATCGATCTGGTCGAGATCAACGAGGCGTTCGCCTCCGTGGTCCTGTCCTGGGCGCGGGTCCACCGGGCCGACATGGACCGGGTCAACGTCAACGGCGGCGCCATCGCGCTGGGACACGCCGTGGGCTCCACCGGTGCCCGGCTGCCCACCCAGGCCCTGCACGAACTCGAACGGTCCGACAAGTCGACCGCTCTCGTCACCATGTGCGCCGGCGGTGCCCACGCCACGGGCACCATCATCGAACGGATCTGA
- a CDS encoding acyl-CoA dehydrogenase — MTMGLTEEHRDLRDSVRAFAARHITTTVVRAAADAGTEQLPPFWAALAGQGLLSLHLPEDIGSGYGMLELAVVTEELGRNLAPGPFLSTVLTSAVLDRAGHRDRLAGLADGSTVGATALAPGTLTATRDAAGTLRVSGTSAPVLGGGPADVFVLPVESRGRTRWAVVARTDAEVTAVDSHDPTRRLVRVALRDLELSPERLLSGIDPRLPLDLAATLFAAEASGLADRATSTAAEYAKVREQFGRPIGQFQGVKHRCARMAARAEQARACAWDAARAQDPGAVGTPEEAALAVAVASATSVEAGFTTAKDCVQTLGGIGFTWEHDAGLYLRRAQTLRILLGPTTGWQRRVAALTRAGTRRRFSVDLPPEAETVRAGTRAELAPAIALDGAERTSYLAEHGYTAPHLPAPWGKGADAVAQLVIAEELSAAGLEPADMIIGGWVVPTLIEHGSEEQQRRFLPPTLRGDLVWCQLFSEPGAGSDLAGLSTRAERAEGGWRLTGQKVWTSMAREADWGICLARTDASVPKHRGISYFLVDMRSPGIDIRPLRELTGESLFNEVFLDDVFVPDALLVAGPGDGWKLARTTLANERVSLSNDSSLGSGGEELLALAGRDPGEERLTVLGQILCDAQSTGLLGLRQTLRSLAGGQPGAESSVAKLLGVEHMQQVWETAMDWQGADALTVAPACDPGPEEPRPPVRADRPRTATWMFLNTRCLSIAGGTTDVQLNIIGERLLGLARDPAPVPRG, encoded by the coding sequence ATGACCATGGGACTGACCGAGGAGCACCGCGACCTGCGGGACTCCGTCCGTGCCTTCGCCGCACGGCACATCACCACCACCGTCGTCCGCGCCGCCGCCGACGCCGGGACCGAGCAACTCCCGCCGTTCTGGGCGGCCCTGGCCGGACAGGGGCTGCTCTCCCTGCATCTTCCCGAGGACATCGGGTCCGGCTACGGCATGCTCGAACTGGCCGTGGTGACAGAGGAATTGGGCCGCAACCTGGCCCCCGGCCCCTTTCTGTCCACGGTGCTCACCAGCGCCGTCCTGGACCGGGCGGGCCACCGGGACCGGCTGGCGGGGCTGGCCGACGGCAGTACGGTCGGGGCCACCGCCCTCGCCCCGGGCACCCTGACGGCGACCCGGGACGCGGCGGGCACCCTGCGGGTCTCCGGCACCTCCGCGCCGGTACTCGGCGGCGGGCCCGCCGATGTGTTCGTCCTGCCGGTCGAGTCCCGCGGCCGGACCCGCTGGGCAGTGGTGGCCCGTACGGACGCCGAGGTCACCGCCGTCGACAGCCACGACCCGACACGCCGGCTGGTCCGCGTAGCCCTGCGGGACCTGGAACTCTCCCCGGAGCGGCTGCTCTCCGGAATCGACCCCCGGCTGCCCCTGGACCTCGCCGCCACGCTGTTCGCCGCCGAGGCCTCCGGGCTGGCCGACCGGGCCACGTCGACCGCCGCCGAGTACGCGAAGGTCCGCGAGCAGTTCGGGCGGCCGATCGGACAGTTCCAGGGGGTCAAGCACCGCTGCGCCCGCATGGCGGCCCGCGCCGAACAGGCCCGCGCGTGCGCCTGGGACGCGGCCCGCGCCCAGGACCCCGGCGCCGTCGGGACCCCCGAGGAGGCCGCCCTCGCCGTGGCGGTCGCGAGCGCCACGAGTGTCGAGGCGGGCTTCACCACCGCGAAGGACTGTGTGCAGACCCTCGGCGGCATCGGCTTCACCTGGGAGCACGACGCGGGACTGTACCTGCGCCGCGCCCAGACGCTCCGCATCTTGCTCGGACCGACCACCGGCTGGCAGCGCCGGGTCGCCGCACTCACCCGCGCCGGTACCCGTCGCAGGTTCTCCGTCGACCTGCCGCCGGAGGCCGAGACGGTCCGTGCCGGGACCCGGGCCGAACTCGCGCCCGCCATCGCGCTGGACGGCGCGGAGCGCACCAGCTACCTGGCGGAGCACGGCTACACCGCCCCGCACCTGCCGGCCCCCTGGGGCAAGGGCGCCGACGCGGTGGCGCAGCTCGTCATCGCCGAGGAGCTGAGCGCGGCGGGGCTGGAACCCGCCGACATGATCATCGGTGGCTGGGTGGTACCGACCCTCATCGAGCACGGCAGCGAGGAACAGCAACGCCGCTTCCTGCCGCCGACGCTCCGCGGCGACCTCGTCTGGTGCCAGCTGTTCAGCGAGCCGGGAGCCGGATCCGACCTGGCCGGGCTCAGCACCAGGGCGGAGCGGGCCGAAGGCGGCTGGCGGCTCACCGGGCAGAAGGTGTGGACGTCCATGGCGCGCGAGGCGGACTGGGGCATCTGCCTGGCCCGCACCGACGCGAGTGTGCCCAAGCACCGGGGGATCTCCTACTTCCTGGTGGACATGCGCAGCCCCGGCATCGACATCCGTCCGCTGCGTGAACTCACCGGCGAGTCCCTGTTCAACGAGGTCTTCCTGGACGACGTCTTCGTCCCCGACGCCCTGCTGGTCGCAGGTCCGGGAGACGGCTGGAAACTCGCCCGCACGACGCTGGCCAACGAGCGCGTCTCGCTCTCGAACGACTCCTCGCTCGGCTCCGGAGGCGAGGAACTGCTCGCACTCGCCGGCCGGGACCCCGGCGAGGAACGGCTCACGGTGCTCGGCCAGATCCTCTGCGACGCCCAGTCGACCGGGCTGCTCGGCCTGCGCCAGACCCTGCGCTCGCTGGCCGGCGGGCAGCCGGGGGCGGAGTCCAGCGTCGCCAAGCTCCTCGGTGTGGAACACATGCAGCAGGTGTGGGAGACCGCGATGGACTGGCAGGGCGCCGACGCGCTGACGGTGGCACCCGCCTGCGACCCCGGCCCGGAAGAGCCGCGTCCGCCGGTGCGGGCGGACCGGCCGCGCACCGCCACCTGGATGTTCCTCAACACCCGGTGCCTGTCGATCGCGGGCGGCACCACCGACGTACAGCTGAACATCATCGGCGAGCGCCTGCTGGGACTCGCCCGCGATCCCGCTCCGGTACCGCGCGGCTGA
- a CDS encoding alpha/beta hydrolase family protein, translating to MGSALRPPGGRITVVTAVATVVLAGLTPLAAQAHEPHAPAPVSDTAAGTLPGQRGSLLTERTLTGVAALPSAAENRTVTYLSEDSQGRRIVVSGTVSLPKTPPPPGGWPVISWAHGTTGLADICAPSADTPDGPEHEQLAQQVQTLDQWVTHGYAVVRTDYEGLGTPGDHPYLNGRSAANTVVDLVRAARRVDPRVGRRWLAVGHSQGGHAALFSAAAASTGKDVQLVGAVAIAPGGWEVSQTVPYIRAGGPGAQASVAFLPPLLLGAAAADPAVVPEDLLTKKALPLITAARTGCLESVREVAATIPPEDVFKPDADVAPLTDYLKKQETGGLKLRVPTFVAQGADDQLVARSTTDDLVKSLRKTSRDVSYRVYPGADHRGSIAASWGDAERFADALFSQHRPNASR from the coding sequence ATGGGATCAGCTCTCAGGCCGCCGGGCGGCCGGATCACGGTCGTCACCGCGGTCGCGACCGTCGTCCTCGCGGGACTCACCCCGCTCGCGGCGCAGGCCCACGAACCGCATGCCCCGGCCCCGGTCTCGGACACGGCCGCCGGAACCCTCCCCGGTCAGCGCGGCTCGCTGCTCACCGAACGGACACTGACCGGAGTGGCGGCGCTGCCGAGCGCGGCCGAGAACCGCACGGTGACCTATCTGTCGGAGGACAGCCAGGGACGCCGGATCGTGGTGTCCGGCACGGTGTCCCTGCCGAAGACACCACCGCCGCCGGGCGGCTGGCCGGTCATCAGCTGGGCGCACGGCACCACGGGACTGGCCGACATCTGTGCCCCGTCGGCCGACACCCCGGACGGCCCGGAGCACGAACAGCTCGCCCAGCAGGTCCAGACCCTCGACCAGTGGGTGACACACGGCTACGCGGTCGTACGGACCGACTACGAGGGCCTGGGAACCCCGGGCGACCATCCCTATCTGAACGGCCGCAGCGCGGCGAACACGGTCGTGGACTTGGTCAGGGCGGCCCGCAGGGTCGACCCGCGGGTGGGCCGTCGCTGGCTCGCGGTGGGGCACAGCCAGGGCGGTCACGCGGCGCTGTTCTCGGCCGCCGCCGCTTCCACCGGCAAGGACGTGCAGCTGGTCGGCGCCGTCGCCATCGCCCCCGGTGGGTGGGAAGTGAGCCAGACCGTGCCGTACATCCGTGCCGGCGGTCCCGGCGCCCAGGCCTCCGTGGCCTTCCTGCCCCCGCTGCTGCTCGGCGCGGCGGCGGCGGATCCGGCGGTCGTCCCCGAGGACCTGCTGACCAAGAAGGCCCTGCCGCTGATCACCGCCGCCCGTACCGGCTGTCTGGAGAGCGTGCGTGAGGTGGCGGCGACGATCCCGCCCGAGGACGTCTTCAAGCCGGACGCCGATGTCGCGCCGCTCACCGACTACTTGAAGAAGCAGGAGACGGGCGGACTGAAACTGCGGGTGCCCACGTTCGTGGCGCAGGGCGCGGACGACCAGCTCGTCGCGAGGTCCACCACCGACGACCTGGTGAAGAGTCTGCGCAAGACGTCACGCGACGTCAGTTACCGGGTGTATCCGGGTGCGGACCACCGCGGTTCCATCGCCGCCTCGTGGGGTGACGCCGAGAGGTTCGCCGACGCCCTGTTCTCGCAACACCGGCCAAACGCCTCGCGCTGA
- a CDS encoding SDR family oxidoreductase, protein MTRHVAVTGAASGIGHALAALLTARGDEVIGVDLADAEVCADLSTPDGRASAVGGVLERCDGVLDALITCAGVAAPGRLMISVNYFGTTELVTALRPALAAADRPRVGVVGSISGTQQGDPRIVAACLSGDESLATARAEEAVARGDARQLYPSSKAALAQWLRRTCVSPGWADAGIPLNAVAPGVVLTPMSAELVADERMREVMREAVPMPLNGYADPETVAHALAWLTAPENSHITGQVVYVDGGAEATLRGPEQF, encoded by the coding sequence ATGACACGTCATGTCGCCGTCACCGGCGCCGCTTCCGGTATCGGCCACGCGCTGGCCGCCCTGCTCACCGCGCGCGGTGACGAGGTGATCGGCGTCGACCTGGCCGACGCCGAGGTCTGCGCGGACCTCTCCACGCCCGACGGCCGCGCGAGCGCCGTCGGCGGAGTCCTGGAACGCTGCGACGGCGTCCTCGACGCGCTCATCACCTGCGCCGGGGTGGCGGCGCCCGGACGGCTGATGATCAGCGTCAACTACTTCGGGACCACCGAGCTAGTGACGGCCCTGCGCCCGGCCCTCGCCGCGGCCGACCGGCCCCGGGTCGGCGTGGTCGGCTCCATCTCCGGTACACAGCAGGGCGATCCGCGGATCGTGGCCGCCTGCCTGTCCGGTGACGAGTCCCTTGCCACGGCGCGGGCGGAGGAGGCGGTCGCCCGGGGCGACGCGCGGCAGCTCTACCCCTCGTCCAAGGCGGCGCTCGCCCAGTGGCTCCGGCGCACCTGCGTCTCACCGGGCTGGGCCGACGCCGGGATCCCGCTCAACGCGGTGGCCCCCGGCGTGGTCCTGACGCCCATGTCCGCGGAACTCGTCGCCGACGAGCGGATGCGTGAAGTGATGCGGGAAGCCGTCCCCATGCCGCTGAACGGATACGCGGACCCCGAAACCGTGGCACACGCCCTGGCCTGGCTGACCGCGCCGGAGAACTCCCACATCACCGGTCAGGTGGTGTACGTCGACGGCGGCGCCGAGGCCACGCTCCGCGGACCGGAGCAGTTCTGA
- the hsaA gene encoding 3-hydroxy-9,10-secoandrosta-1,3,5(10)-triene-9,17-dione monooxygenase oxygenase subunit, with translation MASNGVLESVRPLLPAIAERAGATDENRVVPGESVRELRAAGFFRMLQPKRYGGAESDPVHFYEVVREVSGACASTGWVASVLGVHAWQLGLFPERAQDEVWGPGPDTLISSSYAPVGRLTPVDGGYELSGRWSFSSGCDHASWALLGALLVGAEGKPVDFMTVLVPREDYRILDVWDVIGLRGTGSNDIAADRVFVPAHRTLRNYEHSRLRGPGQRVNPGPLYRMPFGAVFTSAITAPVVGAVAGCYRSYVDAMRERSRRSLGGGRFADDGFAQVAVGRAASEIDAAVLQTDRNIGELYACATNGGEIPMELRLRTRRDQVRGTERALEAVDILFKTAGGNSLRRGNPVERAWRDAHAGSVHVANDVERTLAMYGRGAFGLTVEDNLL, from the coding sequence ATGGCGAGCAACGGCGTTCTGGAGTCGGTCCGCCCGCTGCTCCCCGCCATCGCGGAGCGCGCGGGAGCGACGGACGAGAACCGGGTGGTGCCCGGTGAGAGCGTGCGCGAACTGCGTGCGGCCGGATTCTTCCGGATGCTCCAGCCGAAGCGGTACGGCGGGGCCGAGAGCGACCCCGTGCACTTCTACGAGGTGGTCAGGGAGGTCTCCGGCGCCTGCGCCTCGACCGGCTGGGTGGCCTCCGTGCTCGGTGTGCACGCCTGGCAGCTGGGGTTGTTCCCCGAGCGCGCCCAGGACGAGGTGTGGGGGCCCGGCCCGGACACGCTGATCTCGTCGTCGTACGCCCCCGTCGGCCGGCTCACCCCGGTGGACGGCGGGTACGAGCTCAGTGGCCGCTGGAGTTTCTCCTCGGGCTGCGACCACGCCTCGTGGGCGCTGCTGGGCGCGCTGCTGGTGGGCGCCGAGGGCAAGCCGGTCGACTTCATGACGGTCCTGGTGCCACGGGAGGACTACCGCATCCTGGACGTCTGGGACGTGATCGGGCTGCGTGGCACCGGCAGCAACGACATCGCCGCCGACCGGGTCTTCGTCCCCGCGCACCGGACCCTGCGCAACTACGAGCACTCCAGGCTGCGCGGGCCGGGGCAGCGGGTGAACCCGGGACCGCTCTACCGGATGCCGTTCGGGGCCGTCTTCACCTCGGCGATCACCGCACCCGTCGTCGGCGCCGTGGCCGGGTGCTACCGGTCCTACGTCGACGCCATGCGGGAGCGGTCCCGGCGGAGCCTGGGCGGAGGGCGGTTCGCCGACGACGGATTCGCCCAGGTCGCGGTGGGGCGTGCCGCCTCCGAGATCGATGCCGCCGTCCTCCAGACGGACCGCAACATCGGTGAGCTGTACGCCTGTGCCACGAACGGCGGTGAGATCCCCATGGAACTGCGGCTGCGGACCCGCCGCGACCAGGTGCGCGGCACCGAACGGGCGCTGGAGGCCGTCGACATCCTCTTCAAGACCGCAGGGGGGAACTCCCTGCGGCGGGGGAACCCCGTCGAGCGCGCCTGGCGGGACGCGCACGCCGGGAGCGTGCACGTGGCGAACGACGTGGAGCGCACCCTGGCCATGTACGGCCGGGGCGCGTTCGGTCTCACCGTCGAGGACAACCTGCTCTGA
- a CDS encoding MaoC/PaaZ C-terminal domain-containing protein has product MPIDPDKALGATTPAERVSWTVRDVLLYHLSLGAGTHAATDPELPYTYERGLRVLPTFAMVAGRGPSAGERAAAPLDLPGLDLDPRGMLHAGQALTLHRPLPSSGTADITTRVAGLRDKGKAALVTLEQIAADPDGAPLWTATMDIWARGEGGFGGDPGTEAPWRAPDRAPDQVVDVPTTQGQALLYRLNGDLNPLHADPAFAASAGFERPVLHGLASYGVLAKTLVDRVLDGDTDALTGLSVRFAGPLLPGETLRTAVWRENGALTLESTCPERDGAPVLSRATAEVTS; this is encoded by the coding sequence ATGCCGATCGATCCCGACAAGGCGCTCGGGGCCACCACCCCGGCCGAGCGGGTGAGCTGGACCGTGCGGGACGTCCTCCTGTACCACCTCTCGCTGGGCGCGGGCACGCACGCCGCCACCGACCCCGAACTCCCGTACACCTACGAACGCGGGCTCCGCGTACTGCCCACCTTCGCCATGGTGGCCGGCCGTGGACCGTCCGCCGGGGAGCGGGCGGCGGCGCCGCTCGACCTGCCCGGCCTCGACCTCGACCCGCGCGGGATGCTGCACGCCGGACAGGCGCTGACCCTGCACCGGCCGCTCCCGTCCTCGGGCACCGCGGACATCACCACCCGAGTGGCCGGGCTCCGGGACAAGGGGAAGGCCGCGCTGGTCACCCTCGAACAGATCGCGGCCGACCCGGACGGCGCCCCGCTGTGGACCGCCACCATGGACATCTGGGCCCGCGGCGAGGGCGGCTTCGGCGGCGACCCGGGGACGGAGGCCCCCTGGCGGGCCCCCGATCGCGCGCCGGACCAGGTCGTCGACGTACCGACCACCCAGGGACAGGCACTGCTCTACCGGCTCAACGGAGACCTCAACCCGCTGCACGCGGACCCCGCGTTCGCAGCCTCCGCGGGCTTCGAACGGCCCGTCCTGCACGGGCTGGCGTCCTACGGAGTGCTGGCCAAGACCCTGGTCGACAGGGTGCTCGACGGCGACACCGACGCACTCACCGGACTGTCGGTCCGGTTCGCGGGACCGCTTCTGCCGGGCGAGACGCTCCGTACGGCGGTCTGGCGCGAGAACGGTGCGCTCACCCTGGAATCGACCTGCCCGGAACGCGACGGCGCGCCCGTGCTCAGCCGGGCGACCGCCGAGGTGACGTCATGA
- a CDS encoding class I adenylate-forming enzyme family protein, giving the protein MARPTDQHAVPSAPAAGPTGPGEPFELVDEEVLGARMPVFKNRRRALHELLADSLRHGESDYVVTTDERLTFTGHAALVSSLAESLRTDHGVRKGDRVAIAAANSPEWIMSFWAAVSIGAVAVGFNAWWSGRELAYGIGHVRPTVVIADAKRAALIDDPRVPVLSVETDVPLLARKYPQAALPSCDVAEDDPAVILYTSGTSGLPKGAVHSHRNLLAVVDFHAFSNSRAQEYGGPAAAARRHLLALPLFHIAGLHNLVVPQLAAGGTVVMHRGAFNVDKVLRLIERERVTNWGAVPTMAHRLVEHGDLSGYDLSSLTAFSLASAPSSPAFKDRLREALPVARQALVDSYGLTETSTGVAAATPAELAEFPGTLGRPNVTVSVEIRDPAGNALPEGEEGEVCVRSAFNMLGYWEDPEATAKTVRAGRWLHTGDIGRIDGGLLRLTSRRSDLILRGGENVYPAEIENVLAEHPGVRECIVLGVPHPDLGQEVGAVVVTQGEPAPTERELTAYARERLAHYKVPSRWRITGEELPRGASGKVVRRDVRL; this is encoded by the coding sequence ATGGCCAGGCCGACGGATCAGCATGCGGTTCCTTCCGCCCCAGCAGCCGGTCCCACCGGACCGGGCGAACCGTTCGAACTCGTCGACGAGGAGGTTCTCGGCGCCCGGATGCCGGTGTTCAAGAACCGTCGCAGAGCGCTGCACGAACTGCTCGCCGACTCGTTGCGCCACGGTGAGAGCGACTACGTGGTCACCACGGACGAGCGGCTGACCTTCACGGGGCATGCCGCGCTGGTCTCGTCGCTGGCCGAGTCGCTGCGTACGGATCACGGAGTGCGCAAGGGCGACCGGGTGGCCATCGCGGCGGCCAACTCGCCCGAGTGGATCATGTCGTTCTGGGCCGCGGTGTCCATCGGGGCCGTCGCGGTGGGCTTCAACGCCTGGTGGTCGGGGCGTGAACTGGCCTACGGCATCGGACATGTCCGGCCCACGGTGGTGATCGCGGACGCCAAGCGGGCCGCGCTGATCGACGATCCGCGGGTGCCCGTGCTGAGCGTCGAGACGGACGTGCCGCTCCTCGCCCGGAAATACCCGCAGGCCGCGCTGCCGTCCTGCGACGTGGCCGAGGACGACCCGGCCGTCATCCTCTACACCAGCGGCACCTCGGGCCTGCCGAAGGGCGCGGTGCACTCGCACCGCAATCTCCTGGCCGTGGTGGACTTCCACGCGTTCAGCAACTCGCGCGCGCAGGAGTACGGCGGACCGGCCGCCGCCGCGCGCCGCCATCTGCTGGCGCTGCCTCTCTTCCACATCGCCGGTCTGCACAATCTGGTGGTGCCCCAGCTCGCGGCCGGCGGCACGGTGGTGATGCACCGGGGTGCGTTCAACGTGGACAAGGTGCTCCGGCTCATCGAGCGGGAGCGGGTCACCAACTGGGGCGCCGTGCCCACCATGGCGCACCGGCTCGTCGAGCACGGCGATCTGTCCGGTTACGACCTGTCGTCACTGACCGCCTTCTCGCTCGCCTCCGCACCGTCGTCACCGGCGTTCAAGGACCGGCTGCGCGAGGCGCTGCCGGTGGCGCGGCAGGCGTTGGTGGACAGTTACGGACTCACCGAGACGTCCACCGGGGTGGCCGCGGCCACCCCGGCGGAGCTGGCCGAGTTCCCGGGCACGCTGGGCAGGCCGAACGTCACCGTCTCGGTGGAGATCCGGGATCCCGCAGGGAACGCCCTTCCGGAGGGCGAGGAGGGCGAGGTGTGTGTGCGCAGCGCGTTCAACATGCTGGGCTACTGGGAGGATCCGGAAGCCACCGCGAAGACGGTCCGGGCCGGGCGCTGGCTGCACACCGGTGACATCGGCCGGATCGACGGGGGCCTGCTGCGGCTGACCAGCCGGCGTTCGGACCTGATTCTGCGCGGTGGCGAGAACGTCTATCCGGCCGAGATCGAGAACGTCCTGGCGGAGCACCCGGGGGTGCGGGAGTGCATCGTCCTGGGCGTGCCCCATCCGGACCTGGGGCAGGAGGTCGGCGCGGTGGTCGTGACGCAGGGCGAACCGGCGCCGACCGAGCGGGAGTTGACGGCGTACGCACGCGAGCGGCTGGCCCACTACAAGGTGCCGTCCCGGTGGCGGATCACCGGCGAGGAGCTGCCGCGCGGGGCCAGTGGGAAGGTCGTACGCCGGGACGTCCGGCTCTGA